In Brassica napus cultivar Da-Ae chromosome C2, Da-Ae, whole genome shotgun sequence, the sequence TGGTAGAGAAACTTGGTCTAGAAAAGACAAAGCATCCGCATCCATATAGGCTAAGGTGGTTAGATGATAAGGTTGAGCTTAAAATTAAAGAACAAGTGACCATTCCATTTAGCATTGGTAAGTATCAAGATGAAGTAGTTTGTGATGTAGTCCCTATGCAAGCTGGACATGTATTGTTAGGAAGACCATGGCAGTGGGATAGAGAAACTAAGCATGATGGTAGAACTAATATGTATACATTCATGCATGATAAGCGTAAGATAAGCTTAGCACCTCTCACCCCAGCACAAGTTCATGAAATTCATTTGCAAAtggttaaggaaaaggaaaagtctGTTAAATCAAACTTTCTTATCCGTCCTAGCTGCGTAAGAAAGGCTGCTGCTACCAAACACACAatgctactaatgatctttaaggagCTTTTGAGTGCAGGTTCTGATGAGTTAATTCTTCATCCAGAGATTACTAAGCTTCTTGACATGTTCAAAGATGTGTTTCCAGAGGAGATTCCAAACGGTTTACCCCCACTCCGAGGCATTGAGCACCAGATAGATTTTGTGCCAGGAGCTGCTCTGCCAAACAAACCGGCTTATAGGGTGAACCCGGAAGAGACTAAGGAGTTGGAGAGACAAGTTCAGGACCTATTGGACAAAGGATACGTGAGGGAGAGCCTCAGTCCTTGCGCTGTACCTGTCttacttgtaccaaagaaggacGGGACATGGAGAATGTGTGTagactgccgagccatcaacaacattacCATCAAGTACAGACACCCCATTCCACGGCTTGATGACATGTTAGATGAGCTAAGCGGAGCCaccatcttctccaagattgaccttAAGAGTGGGTACCATCAGGtaagaatgaaagagggagatgagtggaagaCAGCTTTTAAAACAAAGCAAGGTCTATATGAATGGAtggtgatgccatttggactTAGCAATGCTCCTAGTACCTTCATGCGTCTCATGAACCACATTCTTAGACCATACATCAGTAAGTTTGTTGTGGTttattttgatgacattttaatttacagTACTAGTTTACTTGATCATGTGACACATCTTGAGCAAGTACTAGAGACACTTCGACAAGAAGGGCTTTATGCAAACCTCAAGAAGTGCACATTCTGCACTGATAAACTTGTCTtcctaggttttgttgtgagttcacagggctTACAGGTTGATGAAGAGAAGGTTAAGGCCATTCAAGAGTGGCCAACTCCAACAAACATCAGCCAAGTCAGAAGTTTCCATGGTCTAGCTAGCTTCTAcaggcggtttgtcaaggatTTCAGTAGCATAGCTGCACCCCTTACTGCTGTGGtgaagaagagtattgggttcatTTGGGAAAAAGCTCAACAGGAAGCCTTTCAGACCTTGAAGTATCGCCTGACCCATGCACCAGTACTGGTCTTACCCGACTTCAACAAGACCTTTGAAGTAGAATGTGATGCATCAGGGATTGGGATAGGGGCAGTTCTTATTCAAGAAGGAAAACCCGtggcttacttcagtgagaagcttggtggAGCAGCTCTCAATTATCCGACCTATGATAAAGagctgtatgccttggtgagagctttggaGACATGGCAGCACTACCTGCTGTCTAAAGAATTTGTGGTACACACTGACCATGAAACCCTTAAACATCTAAGAGGGCAAACCAATCTCAAGAGGCGACATGCGCGCTGGTTAGAATTTATTGAGACATTTCCCTACATTATCAAGTATAAGAAGGGCAAGGAGAACATTGTAGCAGATGCACTCTCCAGGAGATATGCTTTGATTGCAACCATGGAAGCAAAGGTGTTGGGATTTGAGTTCATCAAAAGTTTGTACGGAGAAGATCCGGATCTTGCTGCTATCTACTCAAGTTGCACCAAAGGACCACAAGGAAAGTTCTACTTGCATGAGGGATTTCTTTTCAAGGGCAGGAGATTGTGCATTCCTCAATGCTCCTTGAGAGATCTAATCACTAGAGAGGCTCACGGAGGAGggctcatgggtcactttggagtAGATAAGACACTCGCTGTGGTCAGGGAACATTTCTATTGGCCGCATCTTAAGAAATCAGTAGAATCTCATTGCGCAAGATGTGTAACTTGCAAGAAGGCTAAGTCTCGAGTCCAGCCTCATGGCCTTTACATGCCACTGCCGATTCCTACAGCTCCTTGGGTAGACATCTCCATGGATTTTGTTCTAGGATTACCAAAGATTCATCACAAggattcaatctttgttgtcGTGGACAGATTCTCCAAAATGGCACACTTCATACCTTGTGCCAAGGTGAATGATGCGTCCAAAACAGCTGATCTGTTCTTTAAGGAGGTGGTGCGCTTACATGGGGTGCCAAGGACTATTGTATCTGACCGAGAcaccaagttcctcagccacTTTTGGAGAACACTATGGAAGAAGTTGGGTACAAAGCTGCTattctctactacttgtcatccccaAACTGATGGGCAAACTGAAGTTGTCAACAGGACGCTCTCTACGCTGCTTAGGGCAACCATtgggaagaacatgaagaattgGGTTGATTGTATCCCATTCATCGAATTTGCATACAACAGAGCTCAGCATTCAGCCACCAAGATGTCCCCCTTTGAGGCAGCCTATGGGTTCAACCCAAAAACCCCTTTGGATCTTAAACCTTTACCTCCAGCTGAAGTTGTCAGTCTTACCGGGGAAGCAAAAGCTGCCTACGTCAAGGAACTCCATCAGAAGGTTCAAGAGAATTTGGAGAAGAGGACTGAGCAGTACACTAAACATGCCAACAAGGGCCGCAAGGAAATTGTATTTGAACCAGGAGAGTGGGTTTGGTTACACATGCGGCAAGAAAGGTTTCCTAACCAGAGAAGTTCCAAACTGAAGCCAAGAGGAGACGACCcatttcaagttgttgagaggATCAACAACAATGCCTACCGTCTTGATCTGCCAGGTGAGTTGAATGTGTCTTCTACTTTCAATGTTACTGATCTATCTCCTTGTTTTGCAGATGAACCAGTTTTGAGGTCAaaaccttttgaagagggagggaatgatgaggacATTCAACCAGAGCCGGAACCAGACCTAACTGAACCTGATATCCAGGACATGATCAGCAACATAACCAAATCAGAGACAGTTCAAGAAGTGCCAGTACCAACCGTATTCAAGGGAGCTATCACTAGACAAAGAGCTAAGATActtcaacataaatttaatgAAAGCATGATACTTGCTTCTGATCTTGGACAGGTTAAACTAGCTGGTGAATCAAGCTTGAAGAAAGATGAACTAAAGGGTGAAGAACCAGCTAAGGAGAAACAAGCATCAAGTGAGGTTATGTGGCCATTCATCTCGGAGCAAGGCCACACCAACCTGATGATCATTACCATGGAAGATCAGCTAAGGAGAAACAAGCATCAAGTGAGGTTATGTGGCCATTCATCTCGGAGCAAGGCCACACCAACCTGATGATCATTACCATGGAAGATCAACTTGCCTAGCAAGTCTCTTGGACGAATCTAGCAACTAGGCTAAGCtctttgtgtgtgctctttttcccttactcttggttttgtcccaaatgggttttccagaggaggtttttaacgaggccacaacttgcttcacacttataCCAAGTGCTAAGTTCGATCCAAGGCTAAGAAGACTCATgaccttatttcatgttttacactatagtttgtttccttatttgtatTTTCGTGACCAaagtggagcctgttcccttggttctatttatatgttttcgcaGACCCACTTTTGGGGAGACTTTGAATAAAcataaacttttcttttaaagaaaaccctagagctctcaagctagaactcgcctccttctctttgccttgtGAGACCAGTACCTCCATGGCCTAGAGGAACCTTGTGTTGTATCACGAGCCTTCCATCTCTCGTGTGGTGCACTTCAATCCATCAAACAGTTCCAGTTCGGATCCTCTTGGTTGATTAGATCAGTCCATCCGGATCACCCTTGTGTTAGATCGGCTCCTTCTCTCTTGCTTTGGAACATACAGCCTTTGATAGCTCAGGCTTGTATCACTACGCCATTCCAAAAGGTTCTCTGCTGTGAGAAAATGAcctcatgaattaaataaaaaatgcataatgatataaaatagttttactaAATGATACAATGTAATACTTTCCCCGGACTATATTCAACCAAAAAAGAGAAAGTATTaaagaacctcttcaagaactgCTTTAACTTGACGAAGCTTCTCAGTATGTTCAAGGTCTTCTAGATCACTATCACTCGCACGACCTggtctacatataaaaaaaggaagaccaTATTGTCGTTACCAGTATTCAACACATGAAAAAAATAGACCAGACATACATTTTGGAGACAAGACACAAAGAGTTTAGTTCAAGGTTCTAAAGATGAGGagcctttgcgtctaaacacatttttcttagcacacaagcGGGATCGTCGTAATACTTTAATATTAtgagaggagagatttgtgaataatactttaaagaatgaaaagaaaatgtttgtattttaagactTTGGATgtttcctatatatatacagtcgatttatttttcatattaatgACGCACAATATTTTTcacaataaataatgaaattgtttaaagaaatatattaaatgtatattgtcaaaaaatgatttgcatatgatatgattttaacttgtgcaagtaattcatattaaaaaggtaagttattaaaaacaaacaacctaattagaaacattaaaatattttgtaagcaatgtaataaatatgatatcaacatgcgtaagtttaccgtttgaataataaggaaagtttttaatatttgtcttaattctaaatcttgcccaagggTAAACTAAGTCGATAAAATTTagtgatttcaacttgcgcaaataatccatattgtgaataagtgatttgcatatttaatgatttcaacttgcgcaagtaatacatattagaaaggtaagttattaaaaacaaattttgtcaataagttatttgcatatttaatgatttcaacgtGCGCAAGTAAttcatattagaaaggtaagttattaaaaacaaacaacctaattagtaggggtgggcactttactcGATATCcaaagtggcacccgaacccgatccgaaaaacccgaactgaaatccgaatcgaagtagcaaaatacccgaacgggtattgaataaggagagattggatacccgaacccaaacggataatacccgaacccgaatggatatccgaagataaccgagcatatgtataattaaccttatatttttagtttacatctctcattttatataaaatatttatattgatactacacatactttaagttcatatgatatacatacaattatgggaaaaaatgatttgctactccaaaattaacaaaaagttacatccaaaattaaaaaaaaaataactaaattaatgtctttttagttttaaaatgttatgtccaaatctattaaccattcaatctattaaaaataaaaaattagttaactgaaagttatattttgaaatataagaaacttgagaaatgaatttttttttcaaaatctaaatatccgaacccgatccgaaataatcgaatccgaactaaaaataccccaaccagacccgaagtacagaaatactcgaacgggttctacacctctataccgaaatacccaaaaatccgaaatatccaatccgaacccgaacgggtacccaaggctaaactaaatcgataattattattCCCTAGttatatatgggcttaacgaaatcgacaaattgattaaaataaatgaaaaataaaatttaaaaaaatcgaccaatagaattataacaatttttctgaGAAGCTCTATATTAATGTCACgtcagcagaaatcactaaagtgacttctcttttaatatacagGGGATATATATATCAGTGGCATTGTGTTATAACAAAACTGAATAAAATAAGCCGTTTTCAGAtgtatttagttaaaaattaaatcctTTTTGGGTAGACTCTTCATAATAGCCTCAGTTCTCCCTGGTCTAGAGATTAAAAGATGCAATTTTTGTCAAGATAGATTCTAGTAAACAGAGTTTGATGAATATTAGATATGGTGGCCATTGTATAATTGAAAAGTTGTGGTAATGGTGGGGACAAATTGAAACAAGTCAAATTACGCAGATGAACTTCTCAAATCTTTCCCGCCACCAACCTCCATCTTCCTCtcatctctcttcctctctccaaTCTTCTGTTTTTTGTTCAAATATAAGGACACTAATCACATTCTTAATGCAAAACTAAACTCATAAACGAAACCAAATGCCCATTATTGTCATTGATGATTCTTTCAAGAGACCAGGAACTGTGCCTTTCAGCTGGGAGATCCGACCCGGTGTACCCAAGACCCCACCCGGAAACACGCCTCTTCTCCAACTCCAACCTCCCAATTATCTCTCTCCTCTCCGTTTAAAACCATTGTCTCACTCTCAACCATTTCTCCCGCCGGCGCTTTCTCCGCCGTCGTCTTCTTTCATCTCCAAATCCAAGAGCCGTTCTTTATCTCCTCTCGCTCCTTCCTTCTCTACTCCATCAAAGCTCAAACCGCCACCACCGTCGCACTCTAGTTTCTACTCTTCGGGACCTTCTTTCCGTTCTTCCCCGCGTGCTTTCTCGGAGCGTTGGCAGTTAAACCGTACTCGATCCGAGTCCGATCCCAGACCGGACTTTGCTTTTGCCGGACTCGGGTGTTTCCCGACACCTAAGTTCAGGTTGAGAAAGAACAAGAGCAGCGGTGGTCTGAGAAAAACTGGGTCGAGGTTGGAGCGTGGTTACTGCTCTGATATGGAGACGATGTCGCCGAGGACTGTTTCTAGCCGGAGATCAGTTTCTCAGAGATGGGACTCGCCGAAGTCGTCGTCGTTCTCTTCGCTCTGATTCTCGCCACGACTCGCTGACGAAGCTGAATGGGGCGGGTTTGGGCTATTTTGagcatatattaattaaatggGCCGCGATTAGTTCATTAGCCATCCGATTCTGAACCAGCAAAAGTCTAAATCAAATTTGGTTTAGAATGTAATATTCTAAAATGTAGGGTCCTAATACGTCTGCTAATAGAGTTTTAACATCTTTGTAATTCTCTATTTAATGTTGGATTGTGGGTGTCTAAAAGACAAATCCAAAATTTGGAGGCTCTGAGTGAAGGAAGAAAGATTATAAGgagtaaaatttaaatatttttctatatcctctatatattaattgaaaataatttaaaaaataataactttatagtcctcctatacattaaaagagaagtcactttagtgatttctgctgacaTGACATTAATATAGAGCTTCtcagaaaaattgttataattctattggtcgatttttttgaattttatttttcatttattttaatcaatcgcttatgtagacaagcccaaaactattgtcgatttcgttaagcccatatatagctaggggataataattatcgatttagtttagccttgggcaagatttagaactaagacaaatattaaaaactttccttattattcaaacagtaaacttgcgcatgttgatatcatattaattacatttgcttagaaaatattttaatgtttataattattaggggtggacgttcgggtatccgttcgggttcgggtcgggtattttggattttcgagtattttggtatagaggtgtagaacccgttcgggttttctgtacttcgggtcgggttcgggtatttttagttcggattcggttatttcagatcgggttcggatatttagattttgaaaaaaaaaatgaaaattttcatttctcaagtttcttatttttaaaaatataactttcagttaactaattttttatttttaatagattgaatggttaatagatttggacataaaaatttaaaactaaaaagacattaatttaattattttttaaaaaaaattggatgtaattttttgttaattttttaaataaaaaacttgacatgtattttcggatcgggttcgggtgccacttcggatatcgggtaaagtgcccaccattactaattaggttgtttgttaataacttacctttctaatatggattacttacgcaagttgaaatcattaaatatacaaataacttattgacaaaatttgtttttaataacttacctttctaatatggattacttgcgcaagttgaaatcattaaatatgcaaatcacttattcacaatatggattacttgcgcaagttgaaatcattaaatattatcgatttagtttacccttgggcaagatttagaattaagacaaatattaaaaactttccttattattcaaacggtaaacttgcgcatgttgatatcatatttattacattgcttacaaaatattttaatgtttctaattaggttgtttgtttttaataacttatctttctaatatggattacttgcgcaagttaaaatcatatcatatgcaaatcattttttgacaatacacttttaatatctttctttaaacgatttcattatttattgtgcaaaatattgtgggtcattaatatgagaaataaatagactgtatatatataggagacacacaaggtcttaaaatacaaacattctcttttcattctttaaagtattattcacaaatctctcctctcatactattaaggtattacgacgatgctgcttgtgtgctaagaaaatgtgtttagacgcaaaggctCCTCAACTTTCATCGACTTGCCACCCACTTTGCCTAGTTCAAATAAACATGTCAGCCTATATAAAGGGACTAACCCGCCAAGACAATGGAAACTCAGAAGAGCTAACGTTGTGTCCTGCCTGTTATTCGGACTAGTATTNNNNNNNNNNNNNNNNNNNNNNNNNNNNNNNNNNNNNNNNNNNNNNNNNNNNNNNNNNNNNNNNNNNNNNNNNNNNNNNNNNNNNNNNNNNNNNNNNNNNACAGCCTCCCCAGCTTTTCAACGACATTCTGGTCCCGAAAACTAGACACGCGCAGCTTTAGAAAGCACACCACCAGGAAAGCAACCCAGAACCCCGGAAAACAACGACAAAAAGTGAAGGTACTCACCGAAGTTCAACTCCCTAGAGCCTAACTCTACGAGTACCTCCGGGGGCACCATCCAGACCTCGGGCCACTTGTCTATAAAGTCCAAACAAGAAGCCGCACCGTCTTAAAACGCATCATCTAGGAACGCTACACAAACCACAGGGGATTCGAGGAAATTGGAGATATTCCTCAGAACCTAGAACCTACTCCAACGAATATCTCCGGGGGCACCACGGGACCAGGTCCCGAACAGGAATCTCCCTCCTCTCTTCAACAAAAGTCGTAGGGAGAGAAGACTGGAGAATACCGATCATGGATTACATCCTAGAGGGAAAAATTCCACCCAACAAGTGGGAGGCTCGAAAACTCAAAGCTTTAGCAGCAAGATACTGTATAATCGAGTCAGCCCTCCACAAACGAAGTGTCCCGGACCTTACCTAAAATGCGTTCACGGCCTAGTAGCTATGAAACTCATGAAGGAAATGCACGACGGTTCCTGTGGAAACCATTCCGGAGGCAGAGCCTTAGCCATCCGAATAAAAAGACAAGGCTACTTCTGGCCTACCATTATCGCAGATTGTGAGATCTACTCCTCATCGTGCgacaaatgccaaaggcatgcaccGATCATACACCAACCAGCGGAAAAGCTGTCTAACATATCAGCTCCCTATCCGTTCATGAGGTGGTCTATGGACATTATAGGTCCATTAGTACCTTCAGGGAAAGGAAAGAAGTTACTAAACCTCCTGGTCCTAACCGACTACTTCACGAAATGGATTGAAGCTGAAGCTTTCTAACAAATAAACAGATTCGAGGTCGAAGGATTTGTTTGGAAAAACATCGTATGCAGGCATGGCGTCccatacgaaatcgtaaccgacaaTGGAGGACGGTTCATATCCCACGACTTCAAAAGTTTCTGCGATAAATGGAACATCCGCCTCACCTTCTCATCACCTCGGCGACCTCAAGGGAACGGACAGGCGGAGGCTGCCAACAAATCAGTTTTAGCAAACCTCAAGAAACGCCTAGGAGCCCAAAAGGAGCTTTGGTCGGAAAAACTACCCGAAGTACTATGGGCCTGCCGAACCACCCCACGAAAAGCTACAGAGGAAACTCCCTTCTCCTTAGCTTACGGGATGGAAGCTGTCGTCCCAGCAGAAACCACCGCAGGTAGCCTCAGACGGGAGCTCTGCACCTCAAATCCCGCAGCTAATAACCAGCTCCTGATGGATAGCCTCGACTTGATCGAGGAAAGACGAGACCAAGCCTTGCTTCGCATTCAAAATTATCAGCAAGCAATGGCACGACACTACAATTCCAAAGTAAGGCCCCGACAGTTCGCCATAGGGGACCTAGTGCTTAGGAAAGTGTTCGAAGGAACAAAGGAACCGGGAGCTGGAAAGTTAGGaaccaactgggaaggaccctaccgAATTATCCACATAGTACGACCAGGAGTTTACAAACTCCAGAAGGTACGAACCGGGGTACCTGAAATCCGATCGTGGAATGCCACGAACCTCAAAAGATACTATCATTAGGTACCTAAAACCCCTgaactacgtttggcttgatcccttgactgggtacgtaggcaactccGTCATGAGTGCAGCCCCAACCTCTTCTCACCAACCTCCTCACCTAAGCCAAAGGGGCAGGTGTTACCAAGAACACTTAACCTAAAAATAGTTACTGTGTAAATAATCTGAATCATGTATTCTCCGATATCTGATATTAATAAAACGATTGATTCAGTTTCATAAACATCAAAGGTCTTAAAACCCTCCAAGAAAATTTAGGTCCCCCTAAATCGGGACCTAAGCTCAACAATCTCGAATACATTCAGGTCCCTGAAAACCTGAACccaaaggtcttaaaatccttaatacacccaaaggtcttaaaatccttaatacacccaaaaggtcttaaaatccttaatacacccaaaggtcttaaaatccttaacataaactaaggtcttaaaatccttaacaatcaaCAAGGTCCTAAAATCCTTGACAACTGCTAAGGCCGcaaaatccttaacaatcaaccaggtcctaaaatcctaatcaaaaccaaaaggtcttgaaacccttatcaaaatcgaaaggtcttaaaatcctaaaGAATCAGGAAAATCCCGAAATTCCTCAAATTCCATCCGTTAAACTTCAAAGGCCTCGAAGTCCGTCGAATTAACTCAGGTCTCTATGAATCTAAATCCAGGTTCCTACGAACCTGAACAACCAGGTCCCAGAACCTTTCGAATCGGGCTCAGGTCCCCGAGCTAAAATCAAGAACTTCTCTTTAAGGTTATCACGACCGAATATCCATTAAGCTAAATGCTTATCATAAGTTAAGACTAAAGGTCCTAATCCGACTCAACGACGACAGCACACAACTCATCTGAGATTCACAATCACTGTGGTTAAATGAAACGAGGTTAagttcaaaaacttaaaacagaaATAATAGCCACGATTTAAACATAAGAAAGGGTTTAAAAGCCTCCCCAGGTTATTGAAATCCAGCAAgtgttaaggtttaaaggcctCCTCAGGCACTAAGTCATAACGCATAACGAAACAAAGCCCTTAGGCCGAAGtcttaaaaacacaaaacatgaAGCTAAAAGAGCCGTAGCTCTCaatcttcctcctcttcctgaATCGGATCACCAGCACCGGCAGGAACTCCCTCATCGACCACATTGCCATCACCTCCTATAGCTGCCTCGACTGGAGCTAAGTCAGGAGTCATCAAACCCAAATTAGAGCCATACTCCCCAGAAAAggatggattaaacatgttaATCTCGAAAGTACCTGAACTCTCCGAGATCTGGGGAAGAGGAAGCTTGCTGACCGAGAAGTCAGGACTTGGGCCTTCTCATACGCA encodes:
- the LOC106422062 gene encoding protocadherin-15-like, producing MPIIVIDDSFKRPGTVPFSWEIRPGVPKTPPGNTPLLQLQPPNYLSPLRLKPLSHSQPFLPPALSPPSSSFISKSKSRSLSPLAPSFSTPSKLKPPPPSHSSFYSSGPSFRSSPRAFSERWQLNRTRSESDPRPDFAFAGLGCFPTPKFRLRKNKSSGGLRKTGSRLERGYCSDMETMSPRTVSSRRSVSQRWDSPKSSSFSSL